The Terriglobus tenax genome contains a region encoding:
- a CDS encoding sulfite exporter TauE/SafE family protein: MIAYSIPFLCWLFFGATVAGIFGALLGIGGGMFIVPIMVLGFHLPMKYAVAASIVSVIATSNAGGSSYVEKRIANIKLAMYLEIFTTFGAIAGAALALHLAEWLMLLVFALLTLYMGYGSFTTRNLDEQRIAAGSFNTPPTGTLAKKLDIHGAYYDQSLKQEVPYHVTGLGLGGIISVLAGLCSGLLGVGGGILKVSAMNRYMNVPMKVSVGTSKLMIGITAAVSSLVFFLAGTLHFSLVGPVALGTTLGANIGTSIMNRLRSRDLKLVFTVVVLYMSYSMIAKAIQLHWGIHLPSFGA; this comes from the coding sequence ATGATCGCTTACTCCATTCCATTTCTGTGCTGGCTGTTCTTCGGAGCGACCGTGGCCGGCATCTTTGGCGCGCTGCTGGGCATTGGCGGCGGCATGTTCATTGTTCCCATCATGGTGCTTGGCTTTCACCTGCCCATGAAGTACGCCGTGGCCGCCAGCATCGTCTCGGTCATCGCCACCTCCAACGCAGGCGGCTCCTCGTACGTGGAGAAGCGCATCGCCAACATCAAGCTGGCCATGTACCTGGAGATCTTCACCACCTTCGGCGCCATCGCCGGAGCCGCTCTGGCCCTGCATCTGGCCGAGTGGCTCATGCTTCTGGTCTTCGCATTGCTGACCCTCTACATGGGTTACGGATCGTTCACCACGCGCAACCTGGATGAGCAGCGCATCGCCGCTGGCTCCTTCAACACGCCGCCCACGGGGACGCTGGCAAAGAAGCTCGACATCCACGGCGCGTACTATGACCAGTCTCTCAAGCAGGAGGTGCCGTACCACGTCACCGGGCTCGGCCTTGGCGGCATCATCTCCGTGCTCGCGGGCCTGTGCTCCGGCCTGCTGGGCGTGGGCGGAGGCATCCTGAAGGTCTCCGCCATGAACCGCTACATGAATGTGCCGATGAAGGTCTCAGTCGGCACCAGCAAGCTGATGATCGGCATTACCGCGGCGGTCTCGTCGCTGGTCTTCTTTCTTGCTGGAACGCTGCATTTCTCGCTGGTTGGCCCGGTCGCCCTGGGCACCACGCTCGGCGCGAACATCGGCACCTCCATCATGAACCGCCTTCGATCGCGCGACCTGAAGCTGGTCTTCACCGTTGTAGTGCTCTACATGAGTTATTCCATGATCGCCAAGGCGATCCAGCTGCACTGGGGCATCCATCTTCCCAGCTTTGGAGCGTAG
- the mfd gene encoding transcription-repair coupling factor, with protein sequence MILPFVRELFAELEHTDPYERVRRHLSAGVGRRRVSGLTFTARALYMPFLVRASHTPCLVIVPDNKAAEALHQAVTEACDLTGALDPKTVLRLPAHDVLPFENLSPHAEIQEQRAATLWKIASGTAKLVIAPLESACMRLFSRDHYAGLALHLKRGEEHIPEMLLEHLLSVGYTRVDVVEMPGQVTHRGGIIDVYSPEQDRPVRIDFFGDEIETIRKFDPETQRSSTPIEEALLLPLTETPVTEALLTAINNRLTRSGATAAELQGGEAIEQQDQPREIRTTYGEATVFPGWEFYAPVAGANSDLLHLMGATTRVFVDEPAMVKNQGERWWNKIEQAHDRAGIGSLVRAEDIYLSPWDLEDRIRRMPGIELDQLGAVDVLDSQVDALSGIEMPTRPTTRFHGSIPALVEQLRSLMNQEARVVLTAPNQGEVERLAGLLQEYKVPYRIGSRTQTASGSANVYDETTYHSGSANAPMIVRAALLNGVHVLDMDQATARQMVVYGAQDLQDEADIAPRRTAGKKSKTAAFVSDFRDLAMGDYVVHVEHGIAQYQGLRTIDQDGLPLELMTLEFAEGAKLYVPLTRLDLIQKYRSTDTGPAPELNKLGNQQWAKTKARVKKAMQDMTDELLKLYAQRQAAQGYAFSPDNNLMREFEDAFDYNETDDQISAIADIKGDMENTRPMDRLLCGDVGYGKTEVAMRAAFKAVQDSKQVAVLTPTTVLSFQHYESFKKRFAKFPVNVEMISRFRTAKEQKKIAEDTAAGKVDILIGTHRLLSKDLSFQDLGLLIVDEEQRFGVRHKERMKQFRAHLDVLAMSATPIPRTLHMSLVGLRDMSVIETPPKDRMAIQTIVAKYDDKIVRTAIEMELERGGQAYFVHNRVETIYDIAARIRELVPQARVVVGHGQMGESELERVMLAFMNHEYDVLVATSIIENGLDIPLANTILINRADRHGLSELYQLRGRVGRSNRRAYAYLLIPPETELTEVARRRLAALKEFSDLGAGFKIAALDLELRGAGNMLGGEQSGHIEAIGFEMYTTLLEEAVAKMKGEERQERQPVQLNLGISLRIDNDYIGEENQRLRMYKRIAGATTDADLADVRAELIDRYGTLPDSVLNLLSAAELRLTAERLCVSQIDRKRTQIEIQKKKENVEMLHVRFDPKSMIDPGELMKLVARYAKRGAQFSPQGVLRWPLTSAKSEDVLAETRSLLEQLVLRPQ encoded by the coding sequence ATGATTCTCCCTTTCGTCCGCGAGCTGTTTGCGGAGCTGGAGCATACTGACCCGTATGAGCGTGTGCGCCGCCACCTGAGTGCCGGTGTGGGGCGTCGTCGTGTCTCCGGGCTTACTTTCACCGCCCGCGCGCTGTACATGCCCTTCCTGGTGCGCGCCAGCCACACACCCTGCCTGGTCATCGTGCCGGACAACAAGGCCGCTGAAGCCCTGCACCAGGCGGTTACCGAAGCCTGCGATCTTACCGGCGCGCTCGATCCGAAAACGGTTCTGCGCCTGCCCGCGCATGACGTACTGCCGTTTGAGAATCTGTCCCCGCACGCCGAAATCCAGGAGCAGCGCGCCGCCACGCTTTGGAAGATTGCCAGCGGCACGGCGAAGCTGGTCATCGCTCCGCTGGAGTCAGCCTGTATGCGGCTGTTTTCCCGCGACCACTATGCCGGCCTTGCCCTGCATCTGAAGCGGGGCGAAGAGCACATCCCGGAGATGCTGCTCGAGCACCTGCTCTCGGTCGGATACACACGCGTCGATGTCGTGGAGATGCCCGGCCAGGTGACCCACCGCGGCGGCATCATCGACGTCTACTCTCCGGAACAGGACCGCCCCGTCCGCATCGACTTCTTCGGCGACGAGATTGAGACCATCCGCAAGTTCGATCCGGAGACGCAGCGCAGCTCCACGCCCATTGAAGAAGCCCTGCTGCTGCCGCTGACCGAGACTCCCGTTACTGAAGCCCTGTTGACCGCCATCAACAATCGCCTGACACGCTCTGGAGCGACCGCCGCGGAGCTGCAAGGCGGCGAAGCGATTGAACAGCAGGACCAGCCCCGTGAGATTCGCACCACCTACGGCGAAGCCACTGTCTTCCCCGGATGGGAGTTCTACGCCCCCGTCGCCGGGGCCAACAGCGACCTGCTGCACCTGATGGGAGCAACAACACGCGTCTTCGTGGACGAACCCGCCATGGTGAAGAACCAGGGCGAGCGCTGGTGGAACAAGATTGAGCAGGCACACGACCGCGCCGGCATCGGCTCGCTGGTCCGGGCCGAAGATATCTACCTTTCGCCGTGGGACCTGGAAGATCGCATCCGCAGAATGCCGGGCATTGAGCTGGATCAGCTGGGCGCAGTGGACGTACTCGATTCGCAGGTCGACGCGCTGAGCGGCATCGAGATGCCCACGCGGCCCACAACGCGCTTCCATGGCTCAATTCCCGCACTGGTGGAACAGCTCCGTTCGCTGATGAACCAGGAGGCACGCGTTGTGCTCACCGCACCCAACCAGGGAGAGGTGGAACGCCTGGCCGGGCTGCTGCAGGAGTACAAGGTCCCTTACCGCATCGGCTCGCGCACACAGACGGCCAGCGGATCGGCCAACGTGTACGACGAGACAACCTATCACTCTGGCAGCGCGAATGCCCCCATGATCGTACGCGCCGCTCTGCTGAACGGCGTGCATGTGCTGGACATGGATCAGGCCACCGCCCGTCAGATGGTGGTCTACGGAGCGCAGGACCTGCAAGATGAAGCCGACATCGCTCCGCGCCGCACCGCGGGCAAGAAGTCCAAGACCGCCGCCTTTGTCTCTGACTTCCGCGATCTGGCCATGGGCGACTACGTCGTCCACGTCGAGCACGGCATCGCGCAGTACCAGGGCCTCCGCACCATCGATCAGGACGGGCTCCCATTGGAGCTCATGACGCTGGAGTTCGCTGAGGGCGCAAAGCTCTACGTCCCGCTCACGCGGCTCGATCTGATCCAGAAGTATCGCTCCACCGACACCGGCCCCGCGCCGGAGCTGAATAAGCTGGGCAACCAGCAGTGGGCCAAAACCAAGGCGCGCGTGAAGAAGGCCATGCAGGACATGACCGACGAGCTGCTGAAGCTCTACGCGCAGCGCCAGGCAGCGCAGGGTTATGCCTTCTCGCCGGACAACAACCTGATGCGCGAGTTCGAAGACGCCTTCGACTACAACGAGACCGACGACCAGATCTCGGCCATTGCTGACATCAAGGGCGACATGGAGAACACGCGCCCCATGGATCGCCTGCTGTGCGGCGACGTGGGTTACGGCAAGACAGAGGTGGCCATGCGCGCCGCCTTCAAGGCCGTACAGGACTCCAAGCAGGTCGCTGTGCTGACACCCACCACCGTGCTCAGTTTCCAGCACTACGAGAGCTTCAAGAAGCGCTTCGCCAAGTTTCCCGTCAACGTCGAAATGATCTCCCGCTTCCGTACCGCCAAGGAGCAGAAGAAGATCGCCGAAGACACCGCCGCGGGCAAGGTCGACATCCTGATCGGCACACACCGCCTGCTCTCAAAAGACCTCTCGTTCCAGGATCTCGGCCTGCTGATCGTCGACGAAGAACAACGCTTTGGAGTGCGCCACAAGGAACGCATGAAGCAGTTCCGCGCGCACCTGGACGTACTGGCCATGTCCGCCACGCCCATTCCGCGCACGCTGCACATGTCGCTCGTCGGCTTGCGCGACATGAGCGTGATTGAAACACCGCCCAAGGACCGCATGGCCATCCAGACCATCGTGGCCAAGTACGACGACAAGATCGTCCGCACCGCCATTGAGATGGAGCTGGAGCGCGGCGGCCAGGCCTACTTCGTTCACAACCGCGTGGAGACCATCTACGACATCGCTGCCCGCATCCGCGAGCTGGTGCCGCAGGCCCGCGTTGTAGTGGGCCACGGCCAGATGGGCGAGAGCGAGCTGGAACGCGTCATGCTCGCCTTCATGAACCACGAGTACGACGTCCTTGTGGCCACCAGCATCATCGAAAACGGCCTCGACATCCCGTTGGCCAATACCATCCTGATCAACCGCGCGGACCGTCACGGACTGAGCGAGCTTTATCAGCTCCGCGGCCGTGTGGGCCGCAGCAATCGCCGCGCATACGCCTATCTGCTGATCCCTCCGGAGACGGAGCTGACCGAAGTCGCACGCCGCCGACTTGCCGCACTGAAAGAATTCTCTGACCTGGGCGCCGGCTTCAAAATCGCCGCGCTCGATCTGGAACTGCGCGGCGCGGGCAACATGCTGGGCGGCGAACAGAGCGGCCATATTGAAGCCATCGGCTTTGAGATGTACACCACCCTTCTGGAAGAAGCAGTCGCCAAGATGAAGGGCGAGGAGCGGCAGGAACGTCAGCCGGTCCAACTGAATCTGGGCATCTCCCTGCGCATCGACAACGACTACATTGGCGAAGAGAACCAGCGCCTGCGCATGTACAAGCGCATTGCCGGAGCGACTACCGACGCCGATCTGGCCGACGTTCGCGCCGAACTGATTGACCGCTACGGCACACTGCCGGACTCCGTGCTGAACCTGCTCTCTGCCGCCGAACTGCGGCTCACAGCCGAGCGCCTCTGCGTCTCGCAGATCGACCGCAAGCGCACTCAGATCGAGATTCAGAAGAAGAAGGAAAACGTGGAGATGCTCCATGTGCGCTTCGATCCGAAGAGCATGATCGACCCCGGCGAGCTGATGAAGCTGGTCGCCCGTTACGCTAAGCGTGGAGCACAGTTCTCCCCGCAGGGCGTTCTGCGCTGGCCGCTCACTTCGGCAAAGTCAGAAGACGTGTTGGCGGAGACGCGTTCGCTGCTGGAACAGCTCGTACTGCGGCCGCAGTAG
- a CDS encoding carbohydrate porin: MPALLAVTLCGACFAQAAQQESAPVQSQRMMPVQQTPPHAAFVQEMDSDAQAQKDIPADPLFQADPLQPVLGPLNGGLHQLSARYRLTVGAAYTLLSQYSHNVVPEAPRHQQFSGRLDFNGSWVFHQKGGNRGSLNFLVRSGTNIGTSQQWDLSDAVGAANFIQCLQATGPQRPITLNLLYWRQDMLNGRLALYVGKIHPNDFMGLSPVNNDETRQFLAGTYDGNFANPYSGAYSSGGALAYQLNRKWYAHLVTVDTEGTAYTGPQTIAHGHFYEGLEVGYKNGVLGKGDQIYRVGVWRDDTKNRGSGYGVYGEVDHEFRAWVVFGRMGVAPSRGTTAKHTEGLGFAHIRPFGRRGDMFGAAFSSVSPQDTSKRMEQLYEMFYRARINRSTEFGPDFQIVIDPANDRRLDGTVVMGFRLRVVL; this comes from the coding sequence ATGCCGGCGTTGCTGGCGGTAACCCTTTGCGGCGCCTGCTTTGCGCAGGCCGCGCAGCAGGAGTCTGCCCCGGTGCAAAGCCAGCGGATGATGCCGGTACAGCAGACCCCGCCTCATGCGGCGTTTGTGCAGGAGATGGACTCCGACGCGCAGGCACAGAAAGATATTCCCGCTGACCCGCTGTTCCAGGCAGATCCTTTACAGCCGGTGCTTGGCCCGTTAAATGGCGGGTTGCACCAGTTGAGCGCGCGTTACCGCTTGACTGTGGGCGCGGCGTACACCCTTCTTTCGCAGTATTCCCATAACGTGGTGCCGGAGGCGCCGCGCCACCAGCAGTTCAGTGGCAGGCTGGACTTTAACGGAAGCTGGGTCTTTCACCAGAAGGGCGGCAATCGCGGATCGCTGAATTTCCTGGTACGGTCCGGCACGAACATCGGTACCAGCCAGCAATGGGACCTGAGCGACGCGGTGGGCGCGGCCAACTTCATCCAGTGCCTGCAGGCGACCGGCCCGCAGCGGCCTATAACGTTGAACCTGCTGTACTGGCGGCAGGACATGCTGAACGGCCGCCTGGCCCTCTACGTGGGCAAGATTCATCCCAACGACTTTATGGGGCTAAGCCCAGTCAACAACGACGAGACGCGGCAATTCCTGGCCGGCACCTACGACGGTAATTTCGCTAATCCGTACTCCGGCGCCTACAGCTCCGGCGGGGCACTGGCCTACCAGCTCAACCGCAAGTGGTACGCGCACCTGGTGACGGTAGACACGGAGGGCACGGCCTACACCGGGCCGCAGACCATTGCCCATGGGCACTTCTACGAAGGCCTTGAAGTCGGCTACAAGAACGGCGTGCTTGGCAAGGGCGACCAGATCTACCGCGTGGGCGTGTGGCGCGACGATACGAAGAATCGGGGTAGTGGATATGGCGTCTATGGCGAGGTGGACCACGAGTTTCGCGCATGGGTGGTCTTTGGACGCATGGGGGTGGCGCCGTCCCGAGGGACGACGGCCAAGCATACAGAGGGTCTGGGTTTTGCGCATATCCGGCCGTTCGGCAGGCGGGGCGACATGTTTGGCGCGGCGTTCTCGTCGGTAAGCCCGCAGGACACCAGCAAGCGTATGGAGCAGTTGTACGAGATGTTCTACCGCGCGCGCATCAACCGCAGTACGGAGTTTGGTCCCGACTTTCAGATTGTCATCGACCCGGCCAACGATCGACGGCTGGATGGGACGGTGGTGATGGGCTTCCGGCTGCGAGTTGTTCTGTAA
- a CDS encoding PepSY-associated TM helix domain-containing protein yields MEPRTVSTAMFQTFLHHPRKLWLRRALFQVHLWAGILLSLYIVVIGTTGALLVFEDEFSILGQPRGAFASEPAPVSTVIRMAEAKKPGEHVTFVTMPTPEKPHYEVYLQNAAGKYTEVAADMATGAVRETGRSWIEWVHDLHTSLLMGNIGVGVNAVAAMVLLLLAISGIFLWWPGVKTWVRGLRINFRSGWRRINFDAHNAIGFWTLAIVSWWAISGIYFGFPRQVAAVVGVVSPLKNMKEPEPLKEVAASGQVSLESILEKAHNHLPAAFLSGFGLTGQPGGNVTVYMDVEEPGDFSHRDILTYSGGTGNLLATWHYGQNQTLGDWVMWAMYPLHFGTLWGVGWKVVWFCLGLSLAVLSITGLLMYWNRWLRHRWKTLRGAASSAPLET; encoded by the coding sequence ATGGAACCGCGAACGGTATCGACTGCGATGTTCCAGACCTTTCTCCATCATCCGCGGAAGTTGTGGCTGCGCCGTGCGCTCTTCCAGGTGCATCTTTGGGCAGGCATTCTGCTGTCGCTCTACATCGTGGTGATTGGCACCACGGGAGCCTTGCTTGTCTTTGAGGACGAGTTCTCGATCCTTGGCCAGCCCAGAGGAGCGTTTGCGAGCGAGCCGGCGCCGGTCTCCACGGTGATTCGCATGGCGGAGGCGAAGAAGCCCGGAGAGCACGTCACCTTTGTGACGATGCCCACTCCGGAGAAGCCTCATTACGAGGTTTACCTGCAGAACGCCGCCGGCAAATACACCGAGGTGGCGGCAGACATGGCCACCGGTGCGGTGAGGGAGACGGGCAGGAGCTGGATTGAATGGGTGCATGACCTGCACACCTCGCTCCTGATGGGCAATATTGGTGTGGGCGTCAACGCGGTTGCGGCGATGGTGCTGCTGCTGCTGGCCATCAGCGGTATCTTCCTGTGGTGGCCGGGCGTGAAGACATGGGTACGCGGCCTGCGCATCAACTTCCGCAGCGGATGGCGGCGCATCAACTTTGACGCGCACAACGCCATCGGCTTCTGGACCCTGGCGATTGTGAGCTGGTGGGCCATCAGCGGCATCTATTTTGGTTTTCCCCGGCAGGTTGCGGCGGTGGTTGGCGTGGTGTCTCCGCTGAAGAACATGAAGGAGCCGGAGCCGCTGAAGGAGGTGGCTGCCAGTGGGCAGGTCAGCCTGGAGTCCATTCTGGAGAAGGCGCATAATCACCTGCCCGCGGCGTTTTTGAGCGGCTTTGGCCTGACAGGGCAGCCCGGCGGCAATGTGACCGTCTACATGGACGTGGAGGAGCCGGGTGACTTCTCGCACCGTGACATTCTGACTTACAGCGGCGGTACTGGAAACCTGCTGGCCACCTGGCACTACGGACAGAACCAGACGCTGGGCGACTGGGTGATGTGGGCCATGTATCCGCTGCACTTTGGAACGCTGTGGGGCGTGGGGTGGAAGGTGGTGTGGTTCTGCCTGGGGCTTAGCCTGGCGGTGCTGAGTATTACCGGCCTGCTGATGTACTGGAACCGCTGGCTGCGGCACCGCTGGAAGACACTGCGCGGCGCGGCGTCTTCTGCACCCCTAGAAACTTAG
- a CDS encoding DUF1634 domain-containing protein has product MIDTHEEKGLYTAVHNVLTFGMWVSTALFSIGVALAIVHPDRVPSSLEAMPDYYHWSVVTHGLAHGDPNIWMMIGVVLLILTPIGRVVASTIAFVQTGERIWAGMTLLVLAIISLSFVLARTGILH; this is encoded by the coding sequence ATGATTGATACCCACGAAGAGAAAGGCCTCTACACCGCCGTCCACAACGTGCTCACCTTCGGCATGTGGGTTTCCACCGCGCTGTTCAGCATCGGCGTCGCTCTGGCCATCGTGCATCCTGACCGTGTTCCCTCAAGCCTGGAAGCGATGCCCGACTACTACCACTGGAGCGTTGTCACCCACGGCCTTGCGCACGGCGACCCAAATATCTGGATGATGATCGGCGTCGTGCTGCTGATCCTTACACCCATCGGCCGGGTGGTGGCCTCCACCATCGCTTTTGTCCAGACCGGAGAACGCATCTGGGCCGGGATGACTCTGCTGGTGCTGGCCATCATCTCGCTGAGTTTCGTCCTGGCGCGCACGGGCATCCTCCACTAG
- a CDS encoding DMP19 family protein: MSTGREIAARLRYTLAMKQALREEKWPILRKDDDALMKTLEATLTKRAKGDPYDSRGSFSACIAKLPVGLRAMAATHWLDISLSMDSMTCHFGNFGEPGLVAQTEEGLLELGLPEMAECFHEAAEFMVPLLARMNEGEDPAEGLERLGLTEQADRIDRRGMELKDSADGGSVIYEAWIPYARKHPERVFGS, encoded by the coding sequence TTGTCCACCGGGCGTGAGATTGCGGCGCGGCTGCGCTACACTCTCGCCATGAAGCAGGCACTGCGAGAGGAAAAGTGGCCTATCCTGCGCAAGGATGACGATGCGCTGATGAAGACGCTGGAAGCTACGCTGACCAAGCGGGCCAAGGGCGATCCGTACGACAGCCGTGGGAGCTTTTCCGCCTGTATCGCCAAGCTGCCCGTAGGCCTGCGTGCCATGGCGGCGACGCACTGGCTCGACATCAGCCTAAGCATGGACAGCATGACCTGTCATTTTGGCAATTTCGGCGAACCGGGCCTGGTAGCCCAGACCGAAGAGGGATTGCTGGAGCTTGGCCTGCCGGAGATGGCGGAGTGCTTCCATGAAGCGGCTGAGTTCATGGTGCCCTTGTTAGCCCGGATGAATGAAGGCGAGGATCCCGCCGAGGGGCTGGAACGGCTTGGTCTGACAGAGCAAGCGGACCGGATTGACCGGCGTGGCATGGAACTGAAGGACTCCGCCGACGGCGGCTCTGTGATTTACGAGGCGTGGATTCCGTATGCACGGAAGCATCCGGAGCGGGTTTTCGGCTCCTGA
- a CDS encoding DUF885 domain-containing protein, producing the protein MKKLAALLALGVAMTTTAPAQKLSADGAQQTFRFYVDQYFDDVFNFSPTYGTQAGFHQYDGRLEDYSAAGVQTQIKTFREWQKKFEAIPADGLDAAVADDRQVLLNNIESTLLSLETIRMWEKNPDNYSSGITGSIFVLMSRDFAPVDTRLRAAVEREKLMPQVFLEARKNLKNPPKIYTEIAIEQIPGLVSFFENDVPLAFDKATNAETKAEFAKSNKAVIDALKSYGEWLKADLLPRSSGDFKFGETTFRKKLALDEMVDLPLDKLVEIDMANLRANQAEFARIAKELDPTKTPEQVLAELATIHPAPDKLLSAFQDTFNSLVSFIRAKKIITIPSDVQPTLEETPPFMRATTVASMDSPGAYEKNSTKAYFNVTLPEKDWTPEHVAEHMASFNVGTIISTAVHEAYPGHYVQFLWQNQFPSKVRKLTMSASNVEGWAHYTEQMMLDEGYGQPGYGAKDAREAKLIRLGQLQDALLRNARFIVGIRMHTGQMSFDQGVDFFVKEGYQSRSAAMVETKRGTADALYMYYTLGKLEILKLRDDVKKKQGATFSLEKFHDDLMRQGPVPIKIIRRNMLHDNSPVL; encoded by the coding sequence ATGAAGAAACTCGCCGCCTTGCTAGCCCTCGGAGTCGCCATGACCACCACCGCCCCCGCGCAGAAGCTCTCCGCCGACGGAGCACAGCAGACCTTCCGCTTCTACGTCGACCAGTACTTCGACGACGTCTTCAACTTCTCGCCGACATACGGTACCCAGGCCGGCTTCCACCAGTACGACGGGCGCCTGGAAGACTACTCCGCCGCCGGCGTGCAGACGCAGATCAAGACCTTCCGCGAGTGGCAGAAAAAGTTTGAGGCCATCCCCGCCGATGGACTGGACGCCGCTGTGGCCGACGACCGCCAGGTGCTGCTGAACAACATCGAGTCCACCCTGCTCTCGCTTGAAACCATCCGCATGTGGGAGAAGAACCCGGACAACTACTCCTCCGGCATCACCGGCAGCATCTTCGTTCTGATGAGCCGTGACTTCGCCCCGGTCGACACCCGTCTGCGCGCCGCCGTAGAGCGCGAGAAGCTGATGCCGCAGGTCTTTCTGGAAGCCCGCAAGAACCTGAAGAACCCACCGAAGATCTACACCGAGATCGCCATCGAGCAGATCCCCGGCCTGGTCAGCTTCTTCGAGAACGATGTCCCGCTCGCCTTCGACAAGGCCACCAACGCGGAAACGAAAGCCGAGTTCGCGAAGTCCAACAAGGCCGTCATCGACGCTCTGAAGAGCTATGGCGAGTGGCTCAAAGCCGATCTCCTGCCGCGCTCCAGCGGCGACTTCAAGTTCGGCGAGACTACCTTCCGCAAGAAGCTTGCGCTGGATGAGATGGTGGACCTTCCGCTCGACAAGCTCGTCGAAATCGACATGGCAAACCTGCGCGCCAATCAGGCCGAGTTCGCCCGCATCGCCAAGGAGCTTGACCCCACCAAAACTCCCGAGCAGGTGCTGGCCGAGTTGGCCACCATCCACCCCGCTCCGGACAAGCTGCTGAGCGCCTTCCAGGACACCTTCAACTCACTGGTCAGCTTCATCCGCGCGAAGAAGATCATCACTATTCCCAGCGATGTACAGCCAACGCTCGAAGAGACGCCGCCCTTCATGCGCGCCACCACCGTGGCCAGCATGGACTCACCCGGCGCCTATGAGAAAAACTCCACTAAGGCGTACTTCAACGTCACCCTGCCGGAGAAGGACTGGACACCGGAACACGTCGCCGAGCACATGGCCAGCTTCAACGTGGGCACCATCATCTCCACCGCCGTGCATGAGGCCTATCCCGGCCACTACGTACAGTTCCTGTGGCAGAACCAGTTCCCCTCCAAGGTGCGTAAGCTCACCATGTCCGCCAGCAACGTAGAAGGCTGGGCGCACTACACCGAGCAGATGATGCTGGACGAAGGCTACGGCCAGCCCGGCTATGGGGCCAAAGACGCACGCGAAGCGAAGCTCATCCGCCTGGGCCAGCTGCAGGATGCTCTGTTGCGCAATGCACGCTTCATCGTCGGCATCAGGATGCACACCGGCCAGATGAGCTTCGACCAGGGCGTCGACTTCTTCGTGAAGGAAGGCTACCAGTCCCGCTCCGCCGCAATGGTTGAGACCAAGCGCGGCACCGCCGACGCGCTCTACATGTACTACACGCTGGGCAAGCTGGAGATTCTGAAGCTGCGCGACGATGTGAAGAAGAAGCAGGGAGCGACGTTCAGCCTGGAGAAATTCCACGACGACCTGATGCGGCAGGGCCCTGTGCCCATCAAGATCATCCGCAGGAACATGCTGCACGATAACTCCCCGGTACTGTAG
- a CDS encoding AAA family ATPase has protein sequence MNQFVVLSGCSGGGKSSVLAELARRGYTVVEEPGRRIVRQEMEHNGSALPWMDMTAFLRRAMELSLADRQAMQHHPGWIFFDRGWIDAAAARQRILGEPIPALLAEQHRYHRRVFLTPPWPEIYVSDSERKHGFEEAVVEYNHLLETYPALGYEGIVLPQASVSARAELILSTLGLPQLQNLPSV, from the coding sequence ATGAACCAGTTTGTTGTTCTTTCCGGCTGCTCGGGCGGAGGCAAGTCCTCCGTCCTGGCCGAGCTTGCGCGGCGCGGCTACACCGTGGTGGAGGAACCCGGCCGCCGCATCGTGCGACAGGAGATGGAACACAATGGCTCTGCCCTGCCCTGGATGGACATGACGGCCTTTCTTCGCCGCGCCATGGAACTTTCTCTCGCCGACCGGCAGGCCATGCAGCACCACCCGGGCTGGATCTTCTTCGACCGCGGCTGGATTGACGCAGCCGCAGCCCGGCAACGCATTCTCGGTGAGCCGATACCGGCGCTGCTCGCCGAACAGCACCGCTACCATCGGCGTGTCTTCCTCACACCGCCGTGGCCGGAGATCTACGTCAGCGACTCCGAGCGAAAGCATGGTTTCGAAGAAGCTGTCGTGGAATACAACCACCTGCTGGAGACATATCCAGCGCTGGGGTACGAGGGAATCGTTCTGCCGCAGGCGAGCGTTTCCGCGCGCGCAGAGCTTATTCTCAGCACGCTCGGCCTGCCGCAATTGCAAAATCTACCTTCTGTCTAG